The following proteins come from a genomic window of Sorex araneus isolate mSorAra2 chromosome 1, mSorAra2.pri, whole genome shotgun sequence:
- the LOC105943003 gene encoding 60S ribosomal protein L21-like, whose product MTNTKGKRRGTHYMFSRPFRKHGVVPLATYMCIYKKGDIVDIKGMSTVQKGMPHKCYHGKTGRVYNVTQHAVGIVVNKQVKGKILAKRINVRIEPIKHSKIRDSFLKPVKENDQKKKEAKERGTWAQLKHQPAPPREAHFVRTNGEEPELLEPIP is encoded by the coding sequence atgaccaacacaaagggaaagcgGAGGGGGACTCACTATATGTTCTCTagacctttcagaaaacatggagttgttcctttggccacatacatgtgtatatacaagAAAGGTGATATTGTAGACATAAAGGGAATGAGCACagtccaaaaaggaatgccccacaAATGTTATCATGGCAAAACTGGAAGAGTCTACAATGTTACCCAGCATGCTGTTGGCATTGTCGTTAATAAACAAGtcaagggcaagattcttgccaagagaattaatgtCCGCATTGAGCCTATTAAGCACTCTAAAATTCGAGACAGCTTCCTGAAACCGgtgaaggaaaatgatcaaaaaaagaaggaagccaaagagagAGGGACTTGGGCTCAACTGAAGCaccagcctgctccacccagagaagcccACTTTGTAAGAACCAACGGAGAGGAACCTGAGCTGCTGGAGCCTATTCCCTAG